From a region of the Williamsia phyllosphaerae genome:
- a CDS encoding flavin-containing monooxygenase → MTRTENLGHDHYTLAIVGSGFAGVGAAIRLAHHHQGSVVIFERADSLGGVWRDNTYPGAACDVQSVLYSFSFAPSARWRNTFARQSEIRAYLERVARDHGLLPRLRTRCAVDSITWDTARSRWVLETERGTSTADHVVLATGALADPAIPDIADLDEFEGPVFHSAQWDHSVDLTNRRVAVVGTGASAIQFVPQIQPLVSSLTLFQRTPPWVMPRNDTPISRRIRTATRLIPGVQKLRRAKVYAQREVKLAAFRHPRLMAIGEKEGREHLAHAVSDPVLRAKLTPDYRMGCKRILISDNYYPALAQSNVDVQTIGIARATAHGLVDTDGVAHEVDAIIFGTGFHTSRLPLTDAVTGPEGYTLSEQWGESPRAYMGTSVAGFPNLYLMHGPNIGLGHTSVIMMFESQLRYIDSAMRLTAERDAATVEPTDAAQTEFAREVDELTDGTVWTSGGCTSWYLDPTGRNSNLWPSGIVRYRRRATTFRVHDHLTRTAGGHP, encoded by the coding sequence ATGACACGCACCGAGAACCTCGGCCACGATCACTACACCCTTGCGATCGTGGGTTCGGGATTCGCCGGGGTCGGCGCCGCGATCCGGCTGGCCCACCACCATCAGGGGAGCGTGGTGATCTTCGAGCGCGCCGACTCGCTCGGCGGGGTCTGGCGTGACAACACCTATCCGGGCGCCGCGTGCGATGTTCAGAGCGTCCTGTACTCGTTCTCCTTCGCACCGAGCGCTCGGTGGCGCAACACCTTTGCGCGTCAATCGGAGATCCGCGCCTACCTCGAACGCGTCGCCCGCGACCACGGTCTGTTGCCGCGGCTGCGCACACGATGTGCGGTGGACTCGATCACCTGGGACACCGCACGGTCGCGCTGGGTCCTGGAGACCGAACGCGGTACCTCGACAGCCGATCACGTGGTCCTCGCCACCGGCGCGCTGGCCGACCCGGCCATCCCCGACATCGCCGACCTCGACGAGTTCGAAGGACCGGTGTTCCACTCCGCGCAGTGGGATCACTCGGTCGATCTGACCAACCGTCGGGTCGCCGTGGTGGGCACCGGCGCCTCGGCGATCCAGTTCGTGCCGCAGATCCAGCCGCTGGTGTCGTCGTTGACGCTGTTCCAGCGCACCCCACCGTGGGTGATGCCCCGCAACGACACGCCGATCTCGCGGCGCATCCGTACCGCCACCCGTCTGATCCCCGGCGTGCAGAAACTCCGGCGCGCCAAGGTCTATGCACAACGCGAGGTGAAGTTGGCGGCGTTCCGGCACCCGCGACTGATGGCCATCGGGGAGAAGGAGGGACGCGAGCATCTCGCGCATGCGGTGTCCGATCCTGTCCTGCGCGCGAAGCTCACCCCCGACTACCGCATGGGGTGCAAGCGAATTCTCATCTCCGACAACTACTACCCGGCGCTCGCGCAATCGAACGTCGACGTACAGACGATCGGTATCGCCCGCGCGACAGCGCACGGACTGGTCGACACCGACGGGGTCGCGCACGAGGTCGACGCCATCATCTTCGGAACCGGATTCCACACCAGCCGTTTGCCGCTCACCGACGCGGTCACCGGCCCCGAGGGCTACACGCTGTCCGAGCAGTGGGGCGAGAGCCCGCGCGCCTACATGGGGACGTCGGTGGCGGGGTTCCCGAACCTCTACCTGATGCACGGCCCCAACATCGGGCTGGGACACACCTCGGTGATCATGATGTTCGAGTCGCAGCTGCGCTACATCGACTCCGCGATGCGCCTGACCGCCGAACGCGACGCGGCCACGGTCGAACCCACCGACGCCGCGCAGACCGAATTCGCCCGTGAGGTGGACGAACTCACCGACGGCACCGTGTGGACCAGCGGCGGCTGCACGAGCTGGTACCTCGACCCCACCGGCCGCAACAGCAACCTGTGGCCGTCGGGAATCGTCCGATATCGCAGGCGAGCAACGACATTCCGTGTGCACGACCATCTGACACGAACAGCAGGAGGACACCCATGA
- a CDS encoding acyl-CoA thioesterase, which yields MGDRLDTTFRVLPSDLDLLMHMTNGRYLSILDAARIAYMSETGLWRGLRARGWHPVVVAQTISYRRPLTLGTRYQVRTALIGVDARNAYYEQEFHVGELTHATAVVAIRYLDRTGESVLPDRLLGLDVEVALPESLPAWVGEWSEAIRTHTATNPRTMTSSRGTPA from the coding sequence GTGGGGGATCGATTGGACACCACGTTCCGCGTGCTGCCGTCCGACCTCGACCTGCTCATGCACATGACCAACGGTCGCTACCTGTCGATACTCGACGCCGCCCGGATCGCTTACATGTCCGAGACCGGACTGTGGCGTGGCCTGCGCGCCCGAGGGTGGCATCCGGTGGTCGTCGCGCAGACCATCAGCTATCGGCGTCCACTGACACTGGGTACGCGCTATCAGGTCCGCACGGCACTGATCGGCGTCGACGCGCGTAACGCCTACTACGAACAGGAGTTTCACGTGGGCGAGCTGACGCACGCGACCGCCGTCGTCGCCATTCGCTACCTGGATCGAACTGGTGAATCCGTCCTGCCCGATCGACTCCTGGGTCTCGACGTCGAAGTGGCGCTCCCAGAGTCGCTGCCCGCCTGGGTCGGCGAGTGGTCGGAGGCGATCCGAACCCACACCGCGACCAACCCACGCACCATGACCTCGTCGAGAGGAACACCCGCATGA
- a CDS encoding GGDEF domain-containing protein: protein MRDKTPRALLRWWLEQPFEYEWVHAFAESHAWLRLDRMLVSVGYAMLAAVGATLLISGDQGVLATACAGTAVVSFGLISLWWWAAFPWPSERVSLGFVAIGELAGLPLAAAAPNGTVALALLSLYVLPGLYLMFLHSPRVLIAHNLWVLAVVAGTGGYVLAATDTDVATALVLMVVQLSVCTAGLVGGQVALTFLRNDARNSFTDPLTGLLNRRGFHAAVTHSVVRHPSGVPVSLLMADIDKFKPLNDSHGHHQGDRLLVDVARILSTVCGGHADALARFGGDEFVVIAHVDSDTAIALAHDVRAAVAERSGDASPTLSIGVCTTVLECWPPSDDAVRTMLARADGVLYATKRSGGDAVTATQGDDTIIGDSV from the coding sequence ATGCGCGACAAAACGCCGCGAGCACTCCTGCGATGGTGGCTGGAGCAGCCGTTCGAGTACGAGTGGGTCCACGCGTTCGCCGAGTCCCACGCCTGGCTACGGCTCGATCGGATGCTCGTGTCGGTGGGCTACGCGATGTTGGCCGCGGTCGGGGCAACCCTGCTGATCAGCGGCGACCAGGGGGTTCTGGCCACCGCCTGCGCCGGGACCGCGGTGGTCTCGTTCGGGTTGATCTCGCTGTGGTGGTGGGCTGCCTTCCCATGGCCCAGCGAGCGGGTGTCGCTCGGCTTCGTGGCCATCGGCGAACTGGCCGGGTTGCCGCTCGCGGCCGCGGCGCCCAACGGCACCGTCGCGCTGGCCCTGCTGTCGCTGTACGTGCTGCCAGGGTTGTACCTCATGTTTTTGCACAGCCCGCGGGTGCTGATCGCCCACAACCTGTGGGTCCTGGCCGTGGTCGCCGGGACCGGCGGCTACGTCCTGGCCGCCACCGACACCGACGTCGCGACGGCTCTGGTGTTGATGGTCGTACAGCTCTCGGTGTGCACCGCGGGACTGGTGGGCGGTCAGGTCGCGCTGACGTTCCTGCGCAACGATGCCCGCAACTCGTTCACCGATCCGTTGACGGGCTTGCTGAACCGTCGCGGTTTCCACGCCGCGGTCACGCATTCGGTCGTGCGGCACCCGTCGGGTGTCCCGGTCAGTCTGTTGATGGCCGACATCGACAAGTTCAAACCGCTCAACGATTCTCACGGCCACCACCAGGGCGATCGACTGCTCGTCGACGTCGCCCGGATTCTGTCGACCGTCTGCGGTGGTCATGCGGACGCACTGGCGCGATTCGGTGGGGATGAGTTCGTGGTGATCGCCCACGTCGACTCCGACACCGCGATCGCACTGGCCCACGATGTTCGAGCCGCGGTGGCGGAACGATCGGGTGACGCGTCGCCGACCCTCAGCATCGGCGTCTGTACCACTGTCCTCGAATGCTGGCCGCCGTCCGACGACGCCGTTCGCACGATGCTCGCGCGTGCGGACGGCGTCCTGTACGCGACGAAACGCAGCGGGGGAGACGCGGTCACCGCTACGCAGGGCGACGACACGATCATCGGCGATTCGGTCTAG
- a CDS encoding FAD-binding oxidoreductase, whose product MSLLDLLRTSLPADRVVLDPDIVATYHHDEAEWAPYGAPLVVVRPRTADEVQTVVRACLAHETPVVTRGAGTGLSGGANATAGCVVIALDGMNAIVEIDQLERYAVVQPGVINDDLRAACAEHGLWYPPDPASSPWSTIGGNVATNAGGLCCVKYGVTRDYVLGMQVVTGTGDLVRLGHKTAKGVAGYDLAGLMVGSEGTLGIITEITVKLRPLQDPQRTVAGYFDSIVDAGRAVSAVAAAGLTPSALELIDRQCLVAVDAWKNMGLSVDANVVLLGRVDTPGLIGDQEAEKMHACFSEAGATWAAVSTDAEEADALFAARRLAYPAMERLGPVLTEDVCVPKKHVPEMLSRIEQIGIEFGTTIANIAHAGDGNLHPLLITPRDDDEARRRAQAAFATIIDAALELGGTVTGEHGVGLLKKDGLVQELDPVVLNMHRAVKAALDPQGILNPGKVFS is encoded by the coding sequence ATGTCGCTGCTCGACTTGCTGAGGACGTCCCTACCCGCTGATCGCGTCGTGCTCGATCCGGACATCGTGGCGACGTATCACCACGACGAAGCGGAGTGGGCACCGTACGGCGCGCCACTCGTGGTGGTCCGACCGCGAACGGCGGACGAGGTCCAGACGGTGGTCCGTGCCTGCCTCGCCCACGAGACGCCCGTGGTCACCCGCGGCGCCGGCACCGGCTTGTCCGGCGGCGCCAACGCCACCGCCGGGTGCGTCGTGATCGCGCTCGACGGCATGAACGCCATCGTGGAGATCGATCAGCTCGAACGCTATGCCGTGGTCCAGCCGGGCGTCATCAACGACGACCTCCGTGCGGCGTGCGCCGAGCACGGTCTCTGGTACCCGCCGGATCCGGCGAGCTCCCCCTGGTCGACGATCGGCGGCAATGTCGCCACGAACGCCGGTGGTCTGTGCTGCGTCAAGTACGGGGTGACCCGCGACTACGTGCTCGGGATGCAGGTGGTCACCGGTACCGGCGATCTCGTCCGTCTAGGACACAAGACCGCCAAGGGGGTGGCCGGCTACGACCTCGCCGGGCTGATGGTCGGCTCCGAGGGCACGCTGGGCATCATCACCGAGATCACCGTGAAACTGCGACCGCTCCAGGATCCACAGCGCACCGTGGCCGGCTACTTCGATTCCATCGTCGACGCCGGCCGCGCCGTGAGTGCGGTCGCGGCAGCAGGGTTGACTCCGTCGGCGCTCGAACTGATCGATCGGCAGTGCCTCGTCGCCGTCGATGCCTGGAAGAACATGGGCCTGTCGGTCGACGCGAATGTCGTGCTGCTGGGCCGCGTCGACACACCGGGTCTGATCGGCGACCAGGAGGCGGAGAAGATGCATGCCTGCTTCTCCGAAGCCGGTGCTACGTGGGCCGCCGTCTCCACCGACGCCGAGGAGGCCGACGCCCTGTTCGCTGCTCGCCGACTCGCCTATCCGGCGATGGAACGTCTCGGTCCGGTCCTCACCGAGGACGTCTGTGTCCCCAAGAAGCATGTGCCCGAGATGCTCTCGCGGATCGAGCAGATCGGAATCGAGTTCGGGACCACCATCGCCAACATCGCGCACGCCGGCGACGGCAACCTGCACCCGCTGCTCATCACCCCACGCGACGACGACGAGGCCAGGAGGCGGGCTCAGGCGGCGTTCGCGACGATCATCGACGCGGCACTCGAACTCGGTGGCACGGTGACCGGCGAACACGGTGTCGGACTGTTGAAGAAGGACGGCCTGGTGCAGGAACTCGACCCCGTGGTCCTGAACATGCACCGCGCCGTGAAAGCCGCGCTTGATCCACAGGGGATCCTCAACCCGGGCAAGGTTTTCAGCTGA
- a CDS encoding outer membrane protein assembly factor BamB family protein translates to MAAVLTVTAAVVVVMDRSSPTSSSVRAGAGTHTDAPGVAWSLDAATYLGRSFGEFSDPRGGASYRSGNPGLLLAGDTLMTIAGSPTDQYVLGDAVMLGIDPANGSVRWKAPAADIEECSPTPLGGKLYCYAIGGGTGSTIVTYEIDSGLTARRPIAENVFGLTTTSETLYVAEGSLDENDVRVHSGSYSDVSSNWTHGFDIGGDYEGIYETDNVLTVIDGVGLIRTGSEMAQFAAGSGAELWRTSDYRVQDARLAPGGVLVQSNTDGSTGGKVSEQVLRGPDGKILASTRSTAVQRVSNQNDEDDADAPILLGDAAYDRSTGKRLWAGKDLVAGQDIGAVTAIAADTVYLRDSDMSETGIDLRTGKRRWRNDKTEHFQPLASAGTVVLGNDGSALTAFDIRSGRTRWTAPFSALDPDPDTFSSGGAAEAYGDGWIFSSDRRMIGLAPP, encoded by the coding sequence GTGGCCGCGGTTCTGACAGTCACCGCGGCGGTGGTCGTGGTGATGGACCGCTCATCGCCGACATCGAGTTCGGTCAGAGCGGGTGCCGGTACGCACACCGACGCACCCGGCGTCGCCTGGTCACTCGATGCCGCGACGTATCTCGGCCGCTCGTTCGGCGAATTCTCTGACCCACGCGGGGGAGCGTCCTACCGGTCGGGCAACCCTGGGCTCCTGCTCGCCGGCGACACACTCATGACGATCGCGGGAAGCCCCACCGATCAATACGTTCTCGGCGATGCCGTCATGCTCGGGATCGACCCCGCGAACGGAAGCGTGCGTTGGAAAGCGCCCGCAGCCGACATCGAAGAATGCAGCCCGACACCGCTCGGCGGAAAGCTTTACTGCTACGCGATCGGCGGTGGCACCGGCAGTACGATCGTCACCTACGAGATCGACTCCGGCCTGACGGCTCGCCGTCCGATAGCCGAGAACGTGTTCGGCCTGACGACCACGTCGGAAACCCTTTACGTCGCAGAGGGAAGTCTCGACGAAAACGATGTGCGAGTGCATTCGGGTTCGTATTCCGACGTGTCGTCGAACTGGACGCACGGTTTTGACATCGGCGGCGACTACGAAGGCATCTACGAGACCGACAACGTCCTCACCGTCATCGATGGCGTCGGCCTGATACGGACGGGTTCGGAGATGGCGCAGTTCGCCGCGGGGTCGGGCGCCGAACTGTGGCGCACCAGCGACTACCGCGTGCAGGATGCGCGTCTCGCGCCCGGTGGTGTTCTGGTGCAGTCGAACACTGATGGGAGCACCGGTGGAAAGGTCTCGGAGCAGGTCCTGCGCGGGCCGGACGGAAAAATACTCGCCAGTACGAGGAGCACGGCCGTGCAGCGGGTCAGCAACCAGAACGACGAGGACGATGCGGACGCGCCGATTCTCCTGGGCGATGCTGCTTATGACCGTTCCACCGGCAAGCGTCTGTGGGCCGGCAAAGATCTTGTCGCCGGGCAGGACATCGGCGCGGTGACGGCGATCGCCGCCGACACCGTCTACCTGCGCGACAGCGATATGAGCGAGACGGGCATCGACCTGAGAACCGGAAAACGCAGGTGGCGCAACGACAAGACCGAGCACTTCCAACCCCTCGCCTCCGCGGGCACCGTTGTCCTGGGCAACGACGGGAGTGCTCTGACCGCGTTCGACATCCGAAGCGGCCGCACGAGATGGACCGCACCGTTCTCGGCCCTCGACCCCGACCCCGATACGTTCTCGTCCGGTGGTGCGGCCGAGGCCTACGGCGACGGGTGGATCTTCTCCTCGGACCGCAGGATGATCGGTCTGGCACCCCCGTGA
- a CDS encoding 3' terminal RNA ribose 2'-O-methyltransferase Hen1, with amino-acid sequence MLLTISAERSPSLPAPADLGYLLHKHPDRVQPFPVYGGTAHVFYPEVSAERCTAALVLEVDPVALVRGRSGSRDGFALGQYVNDRPYVASSLLSVAMGKVFRSALSGRCPGHEALVGSDLQLTVSVPAVPGDPELLQRLFSPVGWDVHATAIELDATRPEWGAAPMVSLTLNGSHRLSTALSHLYVLLPVLDDAKHYWVGDDEVDKLVRAGGAWLATHPARDLITHRYLAHQRGLKDAAMARLIDLDDRPVEDSLEDEDTAPSRPLVRIRHDAVMDVVRALQPGSVADLGCGSGALLVSVLEMQGVTRVIGTDVSDTSLRRAGKRLHVEQMTERQSERLSLLLSSLQYEDDRLTGIDVAILMEVIEHVDPARVPAVTANVFGAMRPGHVVLTTPNVEHNVRYPQLFDGGLRHADHRFEWTRDEFARWARRVGDTHGYDVRLVPVGDDDDDIGPPTQMAVFSLRSGFRGER; translated from the coding sequence ATGCTGTTGACCATCTCCGCCGAGCGATCGCCGAGCCTGCCGGCACCGGCCGATCTCGGATACCTGCTGCACAAGCACCCGGATCGGGTTCAACCGTTCCCCGTCTACGGCGGGACCGCCCACGTGTTCTACCCGGAGGTGAGCGCCGAACGGTGCACGGCGGCCCTGGTGCTCGAGGTCGACCCCGTGGCCCTGGTCCGCGGTCGGTCGGGGTCACGGGACGGGTTCGCACTCGGCCAGTACGTCAACGACCGCCCCTACGTCGCGTCGTCGCTGCTGTCGGTGGCGATGGGCAAGGTCTTCCGCTCAGCGCTGAGCGGGCGCTGCCCGGGGCATGAGGCCCTGGTGGGGTCCGATCTTCAGCTCACCGTCTCCGTTCCCGCAGTACCCGGAGACCCCGAGCTGCTGCAGCGACTGTTCTCTCCCGTCGGCTGGGACGTCCACGCCACCGCCATCGAGTTGGACGCGACCCGACCGGAATGGGGTGCGGCACCGATGGTGTCGTTGACCCTCAACGGGTCCCACCGTCTGTCGACAGCGTTGAGTCATCTCTACGTGCTGCTCCCGGTGCTCGACGATGCGAAGCACTACTGGGTCGGTGACGACGAGGTCGACAAGCTGGTCCGAGCAGGTGGGGCCTGGCTGGCAACACATCCCGCCCGGGATCTGATCACCCACCGTTACCTGGCCCACCAGCGCGGCCTGAAAGACGCTGCGATGGCACGTCTGATCGACCTCGACGACCGGCCCGTGGAAGACTCGCTGGAGGACGAGGACACCGCACCGTCCCGGCCTCTGGTCCGCATCCGCCATGACGCGGTGATGGACGTCGTGCGCGCGTTGCAGCCCGGGTCGGTCGCCGACCTCGGGTGCGGGTCCGGTGCGCTCCTGGTGTCGGTCCTCGAGATGCAGGGCGTCACAAGGGTCATCGGAACCGACGTGTCGGACACATCGCTGCGCAGAGCGGGTAAGCGTCTGCACGTCGAGCAGATGACGGAGCGTCAGTCCGAGAGGCTGTCGTTGCTGCTGTCGTCGCTGCAGTACGAGGACGACCGGCTGACCGGGATCGACGTCGCCATCCTCATGGAGGTCATCGAGCACGTCGACCCGGCTCGCGTGCCGGCGGTGACCGCGAACGTGTTCGGAGCCATGCGACCGGGTCACGTCGTGCTCACCACACCGAACGTCGAGCACAACGTGCGTTATCCGCAATTGTTCGACGGCGGTCTACGACACGCTGACCACCGATTCGAATGGACCCGTGACGAGTTCGCCCGGTGGGCCCGCCGGGTCGGCGACACCCACGGCTACGACGTCCGCCTGGTCCCGGTGGGCGATGACGATGACGACATCGGACCGCCGACGCAGATGGCGGTCTTCAGTCTGCGCAGCGGGTTCAGAGGTGAACGATGA
- a CDS encoding polynucleotide kinase-phosphatase produces the protein MTDLAIPELSLVLLIGTSGSGKSTFAATHFAASEVVSSDGCRAMVSDDPNDQGATKDAFDLLEYIAAKRLARGLLTVVDATNVQASARRSLLAVAKDHDVLPVAIVLDLPTDVSRTRNASRPDRDFGSHVIKRQHEQLRKSMRGLKREGFRTIHVLDSVEAVSGASITRTRLFNDRRDDHGPFDVIGDVHGCLTELEDLLGRLGYVIGRDDRGQAIDASHPNERRVMFVGDLVDRGPDTVGVLRLAMGMVENDHALCVSGNHEAKLARALGRRDVTPSHGLRETLDQLADQPDSFVARVREFCDGLVAHYLLDDGKLVVAHAGLKEKYHGRASGRVRAFALYGDTSGATDEFGLPVRYPWADDYRGSATVLYGHTPIPEPEWVNNTLCLDTGCVFGGSLTALRYPERELVSVPATATHYAPVRPPAPPERDPEMLKLSDVIGPRVIETEHMGRISLREENAAGALEVMSRFAVAPGDLTYLPPTMSPVDSSSRADLLEHPDEAFDHYAKRGVERVICEEKHMGSRAIVRVRADGSGVIHSRTGRAFFSDGMQSTVLARVADAVAAAGIWAELQTTSLMLDTEILPWTAKAEAMVRSQYARVGAAATTALPAVVDVLETAARRGADVGDLLARTRSRRANAELFVDSYRRYVRPIDTDLGVQIAPFQLLAADGVTFENRDHEWHLAVADRLVDADPELFRTTRRCIVETADETSRMAGADWWIALTGDGGEGMVVKPLANLVRGPKGLNQPGLKVRGREYLRIIYGADYTDQESLTRLKQRNLGQKRSMALREYALGLESLRRSVSGEPVWRIHQCVFGILAMESEPVDPRL, from the coding sequence ATGACCGACCTCGCGATCCCAGAACTGTCCCTGGTGCTGCTCATCGGGACCAGCGGATCAGGCAAGTCGACCTTCGCCGCCACTCATTTCGCGGCCTCGGAGGTCGTGTCCAGCGACGGCTGCCGAGCCATGGTGTCCGACGACCCGAACGACCAGGGCGCCACCAAGGATGCCTTCGATCTACTGGAGTACATCGCGGCCAAACGCCTGGCCCGCGGACTGCTGACGGTGGTCGACGCGACCAACGTCCAGGCGTCGGCGCGCCGTTCGTTGCTGGCCGTGGCCAAGGACCACGACGTGTTGCCCGTCGCCATCGTCCTGGACCTGCCGACCGACGTTTCTCGAACCCGCAACGCATCTCGACCGGATCGAGATTTCGGGTCGCATGTCATCAAGCGTCAGCACGAGCAGCTGCGCAAGTCGATGCGCGGTCTCAAGCGGGAGGGCTTCCGGACCATCCACGTCCTCGACTCGGTCGAGGCGGTGAGCGGAGCCTCGATCACGCGGACGCGACTGTTCAACGACCGACGCGACGACCACGGGCCGTTCGACGTGATCGGGGACGTCCACGGCTGCCTCACGGAGTTGGAGGACCTCCTCGGCCGGCTCGGCTACGTGATCGGCCGTGATGACCGCGGTCAGGCCATCGACGCCTCGCACCCGAACGAACGGCGGGTGATGTTCGTCGGCGACCTCGTCGACCGCGGCCCCGACACCGTGGGCGTGCTGCGTCTCGCGATGGGCATGGTCGAGAACGACCACGCGCTCTGCGTCTCCGGTAACCACGAGGCGAAACTCGCACGTGCACTGGGTCGCAGGGACGTCACACCGAGCCACGGGCTGCGGGAGACCCTCGACCAACTGGCGGACCAGCCGGACTCCTTCGTGGCCCGGGTCCGGGAATTCTGCGACGGCCTGGTCGCCCACTACCTGCTCGACGACGGCAAACTGGTCGTCGCGCACGCCGGCCTGAAGGAGAAGTACCACGGGCGCGCCTCCGGTCGGGTTCGGGCGTTCGCGCTCTACGGCGACACCAGTGGCGCGACAGACGAGTTCGGACTTCCCGTCCGCTATCCGTGGGCCGACGACTACCGGGGTTCGGCGACCGTGCTCTACGGGCACACGCCGATTCCGGAACCGGAGTGGGTGAACAACACGCTCTGTCTGGACACCGGGTGCGTGTTCGGTGGGAGTCTGACGGCGCTGCGCTACCCGGAACGCGAGCTCGTGTCGGTACCCGCCACCGCTACCCACTACGCGCCGGTCCGACCCCCGGCGCCGCCCGAACGTGATCCGGAGATGCTGAAGCTCTCCGACGTTATCGGCCCGCGTGTCATCGAGACCGAGCACATGGGTCGCATCTCCCTGCGCGAGGAGAACGCGGCGGGCGCCCTGGAGGTGATGAGCAGGTTCGCCGTCGCGCCGGGCGATCTGACCTATCTACCACCGACCATGTCCCCGGTCGACAGCTCGTCACGCGCCGATCTGCTCGAGCACCCGGACGAGGCGTTCGATCACTATGCCAAGCGGGGCGTCGAACGCGTCATCTGCGAGGAGAAGCACATGGGATCACGCGCCATCGTGCGTGTCCGGGCCGACGGGTCGGGCGTGATCCACTCACGTACCGGCCGGGCGTTCTTCTCCGATGGGATGCAGAGTACCGTCCTGGCCCGGGTCGCCGATGCCGTTGCCGCCGCCGGTATCTGGGCGGAGCTGCAGACCACCTCGCTCATGCTCGACACCGAGATCCTGCCGTGGACGGCGAAGGCGGAGGCCATGGTCCGCAGCCAGTACGCGCGGGTCGGGGCCGCTGCGACCACCGCTCTGCCCGCGGTGGTGGATGTGCTCGAGACGGCCGCACGCCGTGGCGCCGACGTCGGCGATCTGCTGGCGCGGACCCGATCGCGGCGCGCCAACGCCGAACTGTTCGTCGACTCCTATCGTCGCTACGTCCGCCCCATCGACACCGATCTCGGAGTGCAGATCGCGCCGTTCCAACTCCTCGCCGCCGACGGTGTCACGTTCGAGAACCGCGACCACGAGTGGCATCTCGCGGTCGCCGATCGGCTCGTCGACGCGGACCCGGAACTGTTCCGGACCACGCGCCGCTGCATCGTCGAGACGGCAGACGAGACATCGCGCATGGCCGGCGCCGACTGGTGGATCGCACTGACCGGCGACGGCGGCGAGGGCATGGTCGTCAAGCCGCTGGCCAACCTGGTGCGCGGACCCAAGGGGCTCAACCAACCCGGCCTGAAGGTTCGTGGACGTGAGTACCTGCGCATCATCTACGGCGCCGACTACACCGATCAAGAGTCACTGACCCGTCTCAAGCAGCGCAATCTGGGCCAGAAGCGATCGATGGCGCTGCGCGAGTACGCATTGGGGCTCGAGTCGCTGCGGAGGTCGGTGTCCGGGGAACCCGTCTGGCGAATCCATCAGTGTGTCTTCGGGATCCTCGCGATGGAATCGGAGCCGGTCGACCCCCGGCTGTGA
- a CDS encoding spore photoproduct lyase family protein, which yields MAPTRVWTPSRVLITRSASELPHTEEIIRRCEAAGVSDIEVLSGDRLTGLRGETERQTYALAKKTLAVVVAPASALKPQPIPPSADWRIDLAKGCPAHCQYCYLAGSLSGPPITRVYANIDDVLAGIGTHAGRGTITTGTAERGHEGTTFELSCYTDPLGIEHVTGSLSEAIARVGAGTYGDEVSLRFTTKFDDVTDLLTIDHGRRTRVRLSVNADDIANRFEGGTARMPARVEALRRLAVAGYRVGLTIAPIMPIPGWRDQYGRLLADVAEALRDVPDLDLTAEIITHRFTPSSKDVLLSWYPGTKLEMDEDSRTAKRNKFGGVKYVYPRETMSEMRTWFVDELESLLPQAQLLYWT from the coding sequence GTGGCCCCTACCCGTGTCTGGACCCCGTCGCGGGTCCTGATCACGCGGTCGGCATCTGAACTCCCGCACACCGAGGAGATCATCCGACGGTGCGAAGCGGCCGGGGTGTCCGATATCGAGGTGCTGTCGGGGGATCGGCTGACCGGGTTGCGGGGCGAGACCGAGCGGCAGACCTACGCGCTCGCGAAGAAGACTCTTGCCGTCGTGGTCGCCCCGGCGAGTGCGCTGAAACCGCAGCCGATCCCGCCGAGCGCGGACTGGCGTATCGACCTGGCCAAGGGCTGCCCCGCGCACTGCCAGTACTGCTACCTCGCCGGGTCGCTCTCGGGGCCGCCGATCACCCGCGTCTACGCGAACATCGACGACGTCCTCGCCGGCATCGGAACGCACGCCGGCCGCGGCACCATCACCACGGGTACCGCGGAGCGCGGCCACGAGGGCACCACCTTCGAACTGTCCTGCTACACCGACCCGCTGGGCATCGAACACGTCACCGGATCACTGTCGGAGGCCATCGCGCGGGTGGGGGCGGGTACCTACGGCGACGAGGTGTCGCTGCGATTCACAACCAAGTTCGACGACGTCACCGATCTCCTGACCATCGATCACGGCCGACGCACGCGGGTGCGGCTGTCGGTCAACGCCGACGACATCGCGAACCGCTTCGAGGGCGGAACCGCTCGCATGCCGGCCCGGGTCGAGGCGTTGCGGCGCCTGGCGGTCGCCGGGTACCGAGTGGGGTTGACCATCGCGCCGATCATGCCGATCCCGGGGTGGCGCGACCAGTACGGTCGGCTGCTCGCCGATGTCGCCGAGGCCCTGCGTGATGTCCCCGACCTCGACCTCACCGCCGAGATCATCACCCACCGCTTCACCCCGTCCAGCAAGGACGTCCTGCTCAGCTGGTACCCGGGAACGAAGCTGGAGATGGACGAGGATTCCCGTACGGCCAAGCGCAACAAGTTCGGCGGGGTGAAGTACGTCTACCCGCGCGAGACGATGTCGGAGATGCGGACCTGGTTCGTCGACGAGCTCGAATCCCTTCTGCCGCAGGCACAGTTGCTCTACTGGACCTGA